The Arachis ipaensis cultivar K30076 chromosome B07, Araip1.1, whole genome shotgun sequence genome includes a window with the following:
- the LOC107606387 gene encoding MFP1 attachment factor 1 yields MTDPEIAPATPSEPQQTSHDQHSNSAAKLGPGGISFSIWPPTQRTRDAVVNRLIETLSTPSVLSKRYGTMTPDEASAAARQIEDEAFAAAGGSAASDDDGIEILQVYSKEISKRMLDTVKARANTGAVAVDNGGAQAPASDVTPPPAAESAPAESET; encoded by the coding sequence ATGACCGACCCGGAAATCGCACCCGCAACCCCATCGGAGCCGCAGCAAACCTCCCATGACCAACACTCCAACTCCGCCGCCAAGCTTGGCCCCGGCGGCATCTCCTTCAGCATATGGCCACCCACACAGCGCACCCGTGACGCCGTCGTTAACCGCCTAATCGAAACCCTATCCACTCCTTCCGTGCTCTCCAAGCGCTACGGCACCATGACCCCCGATGAGGCCTCCGCCGCAGCACGCCAGATCGAGGACGAGGCCTTCGCCGCCGCCGGTGGCTCCGCGGCCTCCGACGACGATGGAATCGAGATCCTTCAGGTGTACTCCAAGGAGATCAGCAAGCGGATGCTCGACACCGTGAAGGCCAGAGCTAACACCGGTGCCGTCGCCGTCGATAACGGTGGAGCTCAGGCCCCTGCCTCCGACGTTACCCCTCCACCAGCCGCTGAGAGTGCACCAGCTGAGTCTGAAACCTAA